The following coding sequences are from one Triticum aestivum cultivar Chinese Spring chromosome 5A, IWGSC CS RefSeq v2.1, whole genome shotgun sequence window:
- the LOC123107148 gene encoding uncharacterized protein yields MAAKQVSWTPTMSKFMLTWLSDLVSNGNRTSTAFKQSQFNSCAIALNEHFQLNLNGDQIKNHNRTWKRKLQKIVKLKELSGALWDEDKCMIVLDHEHYTNHVKAHPEDEQYLKKTITHYKEMVNIAGGSMATGQYAKGSSDPLATKVVNLEEETSKKPTAPNEEVAQSTNVGSSSPKPKKAKPNPCVEDKLHATILASSERIAIAIEKSTSSENNAIDGLWESMKVLPGFSLDHLAHYYAYLVDNPRVAMAFKVLEEDQRKVWVSRYVKSTFPEA; encoded by the exons ATGGCTGCTAAGCAAGTTTCATGGACACCTACCATGTCAAAGTTCATGCTGACATGGCTAAGTGATTTAGTCTCCAATGGCAATAGAACAAGCACTGCCTTCAAGCAATCACAGTTCAACTCTTGTGCCATTGCTTTGAATGAGCATTTCCAACTTAACTTGAATGGAGATCAGATAAAAAATCATAATAGGACATGGAAGAGGAAACTTCAGAAAATAGTGAAACTCAAGGAGTTGAGTGGTGCACTATGGGATGAGGACAAGTGTATGATTGTTCTTGATCATGAGCATTACACAAATCATGTTAAG GCTCACCCAGAGGATGAACAATACCTTAAAAAGACTATTACTCATTATAAGGAGATGGTGAATATAGCTGGAGGGAGCATGGCTACAGGGCAATATGCAAAAGGCTCAAGTGACCCTCTTGCTACAAAAGTGGTAAATCTTGAAGAAGAGACATCCAAGAAACCCACTGCCCCAAATGAGGAGGTTGCGCAATCAACCAATGTAGGTTCATCTAGTCCCAAACCAAAGAAAGCCAAACCAAATCCTTGTGTAGAAGACAAGTTGCACGCAACCATACTAGCATCTAGTGAAAGAATTGCTATTGCGATAGAGAAGAGTACTAGCAGCGAGAACAATGCCATAGATGGTCTTTGGGAGAGCATGAAAGTACTTCCTGGTTTCAGTTTGGATCACCTTGCTCATTACTATGCATATTTGGTTGATAATCCTCGTGTTGCTATGGCATTCAAGGTGTTAGAAGAGGATCAAAGGAAGGTTTGGGTTTCTAGGTATGTCAAGAGTACCTTCCCTGAAGCGTAA